One Mycobacteroides abscessus ATCC 19977 genomic window carries:
- a CDS encoding cutinase family protein gives MNRYVKRGSVGVSIFAVSAAAAVLANPSENSAIAAAAGCPDVDVSFARGTNDSPGLGDVGKAFTDELTDRLAGKSVDIYAVNYPASFDWVRAGDGANDMSYHVQEVARNCPNTQFVLGGFSQGAAVVDVLFGTNGTGLTFNNPLPTDLEKRVAAIVLIGNPKNWQVAGMNLDLSIRDDQRSKIIDICNPGDGICDPNGGGLGPHMQYKSDGSADKAADFVAGRLAAVAASSSAAAASSSTSTTASGVPASTSKSANPLSATTAPAPTSASPAPASSPSSSTPKPVAASTSRRVPAWMMPATDAPAAEVPAAVTSTIPAPDPARHGPLPGPGGQ, from the coding sequence ATGAACCGATACGTCAAGCGTGGATCGGTCGGGGTTTCAATTTTCGCGGTATCCGCGGCGGCCGCGGTGCTCGCCAACCCATCGGAGAACTCTGCGATCGCCGCGGCGGCGGGTTGCCCGGATGTGGATGTGTCCTTCGCCCGCGGCACCAATGATTCGCCGGGGCTGGGCGACGTGGGGAAGGCCTTCACCGACGAACTCACCGACCGGCTGGCCGGTAAGTCCGTCGACATCTACGCGGTGAATTACCCCGCGAGCTTTGACTGGGTGCGGGCCGGCGACGGCGCGAACGACATGAGCTATCACGTCCAGGAAGTGGCCAGAAACTGCCCGAACACACAGTTCGTGCTCGGTGGGTTTTCGCAGGGCGCTGCCGTCGTGGACGTGCTGTTCGGCACGAACGGGACGGGGCTCACCTTCAACAACCCGCTGCCGACGGATCTCGAAAAGCGTGTTGCCGCAATCGTATTGATCGGGAACCCGAAGAACTGGCAGGTCGCCGGCATGAATCTGGACCTGTCGATCAGGGACGACCAGCGCAGCAAGATCATCGACATCTGCAATCCGGGCGACGGGATCTGCGATCCGAACGGCGGTGGTCTGGGTCCGCACATGCAGTACAAGTCCGACGGATCGGCTGACAAGGCGGCCGACTTCGTCGCTGGCCGGCTGGCTGCCGTTGCCGCCAGCAGCAGTGCCGCGGCCGCCTCCAGTAGCACCTCCACGACGGCCTCGGGTGTCCCGGCGTCGACGTCCAAGAGCGCCAATCCGCTGAGCGCTACGACGGCGCCCGCACCGACCTCCGCGTCACCGGCACCGGCGTCGTCGCCCTCGTCCTCCACGCCGAAACCCGTTGCGGCTTCGACGTCCCGGCGGGTGCCCGCCTGGATGATGCCGGCCACCGACGCACCAGCAGCCGAAGTTCCCGCCGCGGTGACCAGCACCATCCCCGCTCCTGACCCGGCGCGCCACGGTCCACTGCCGGGTCCGGGTGGTCAGTAA
- the rplP gene encoding 50S ribosomal protein L16 produces the protein MLIPRKVKHRKQHHPKKKGTASGGTTVAFGDYGIQALGHAYITNRQIESARIAINRHIKRGGKVWINIFPDRPLTKKPAETRMGSGKGSPEWWVANVKPGRVLFELSYPNEETARQALTRAIHKLPIKARIITREEQF, from the coding sequence ATGCTGATTCCCCGTAAGGTCAAGCACCGCAAGCAGCATCACCCGAAGAAGAAGGGCACCGCCTCGGGCGGTACCACCGTCGCCTTCGGTGATTACGGCATTCAGGCGCTGGGCCATGCATACATCACCAACCGGCAGATCGAGTCCGCTCGTATCGCCATCAACCGGCACATCAAGCGTGGCGGCAAGGTGTGGATCAACATCTTCCCGGACCGCCCGCTGACCAAGAAGCCCGCCGAAACCCGCATGGGTTCCGGTAAGGGTTCGCCGGAGTGGTGGGTTGCGAACGTCAAGCCCGGTCGTGTGCTGTTCGAGTTGAGCTACCCGAACGAGGAGACCGCCCGTCAGGCTCTGACGCGCGCGATCCACAAGCTGCCGATCAAGGCGCGCATCATCACACGAGAGGAGCAGTTCTGA
- the rplE gene encoding 50S ribosomal protein L5, with product MTTTENAQPRLKTRYREEIKTALNDEFKYANVMQIPGVVKVVVNMGVGDAARDAKLINGAVTDLALITGQKPEIRKARKSIAQFKLREGMPIGARVTLRGDRMWEFLDRLVSIALPRIRDFRGLSPKQFDGKGNYTFGLTEQSMFHEIDVDSIDRPRGMDITVVTSATTDDEGRALLRQLGFPFKEN from the coding sequence ATGACCACCACAGAAAATGCTCAGCCTCGTCTGAAGACTCGCTACCGCGAGGAGATCAAGACCGCGCTGAACGACGAGTTCAAGTACGCCAACGTGATGCAGATCCCGGGCGTGGTGAAGGTCGTCGTCAACATGGGTGTCGGCGACGCCGCTCGCGACGCCAAGCTCATCAACGGCGCCGTCACCGACCTGGCGCTGATCACCGGTCAGAAGCCGGAAATCCGTAAGGCCCGCAAGTCCATCGCGCAGTTCAAGCTGCGTGAAGGCATGCCGATCGGTGCCCGCGTCACGCTGCGCGGCGACCGCATGTGGGAGTTCCTGGACCGCCTGGTTTCGATCGCACTGCCGCGTATCCGCGACTTCCGCGGCCTGTCGCCCAAGCAGTTCGACGGCAAGGGCAACTACACCTTCGGTCTCACCGAGCAGTCGATGTTCCACGAGATCGACGTGGACTCCATCGACCGCCCGCGGGGCATGGACATCACCGTCGTCACCTCGGCGACCACCGACGACGAGGGACGAGCCCTGCTGCGCCAGCTCGGCTTCCCCTTCAAGGAGAACTGA
- the rplB gene encoding 50S ribosomal protein L2, with translation MAIRKYKPTTPGRRGSSVADFSEITRSTPEKSLIRPLHGTGGRNAHGRITTRHKGGGHKRAYRLIDFRRHDKDGVNAKVAHIEYDPNRTARIALLHFLDGEKRYIIAPVGLSQGDVVESGANADIKPGNNLPLRNIPTGTTVHAVELRPGGGAKLARSAGSGIQLLGKEGAYASLRMPSGEIRRVDVRCRATVGEVGNAEQANINWGKAGRMRWKGKRPTVRGVVMNPVDHPHGGGEGKTSGGRHPVSPWGKPEGRTRKPNKASDKLIVRRRRTGKKR, from the coding sequence ATGGCTATTCGCAAGTACAAGCCGACGACCCCCGGTCGCCGCGGCTCGAGCGTCGCCGATTTCTCGGAGATCACTCGCTCGACTCCCGAGAAGTCGCTCATCCGCCCGCTGCACGGCACCGGTGGACGTAACGCCCACGGCCGCATCACCACTCGCCACAAGGGTGGCGGTCACAAGCGTGCCTACCGGCTGATCGATTTCCGTCGCCACGACAAGGACGGCGTCAACGCCAAGGTCGCGCACATCGAGTACGACCCCAACCGCACCGCGCGCATCGCGCTGCTGCATTTCCTGGATGGCGAGAAGCGGTACATCATCGCGCCGGTCGGGCTGTCGCAAGGTGACGTGGTGGAGTCGGGCGCCAACGCCGACATCAAGCCGGGTAACAACCTGCCGCTGCGCAACATCCCGACGGGTACCACGGTGCACGCCGTCGAGCTGCGTCCGGGCGGTGGCGCCAAGCTGGCTCGCTCTGCCGGTTCCGGTATCCAGCTGCTGGGTAAGGAAGGCGCCTACGCCTCCCTGCGCATGCCCAGCGGTGAGATCCGTCGCGTCGACGTGCGCTGCCGCGCCACCGTCGGCGAGGTCGGCAACGCCGAGCAGGCCAACATCAACTGGGGTAAGGCCGGCCGTATGCGGTGGAAGGGCAAGCGCCCCACCGTCCGTGGTGTCGTGATGAACCCGGTCGACCACCCGCATGGTGGTGGTGAAGGTAAGACCTCTGGTGGTCGTCACCCGGTGAGCCCGTGGGGCAAGCCGGAAGGCCGCACCCGCAAGCCGAACAAGGCGAGCGACAAGCTCATCGTCCGTCGCCGGCGCACCGGCAAGAAGCGCTAG
- the rpsQ gene encoding 30S ribosomal protein S17 — MSEKKTSAGAAPGPRHTPATEQPRGRRKTAIGYVVSDKMQKTIVVELESRNRHSLYGKIIRTTSKVKAHDENGDAGVGDRVSLMETRPTSATKRWRLVEVLEKAK; from the coding sequence GTGAGCGAGAAGAAGACGAGCGCCGGGGCAGCCCCAGGACCACGGCACACCCCGGCCACCGAGCAGCCGCGTGGGCGTCGTAAGACCGCCATCGGTTACGTAGTTTCGGACAAGATGCAGAAGACCATCGTGGTCGAGCTCGAGTCCCGTAACCGGCACTCGCTGTACGGCAAGATCATCCGCACCACGTCGAAGGTCAAGGCCCACGACGAGAACGGCGACGCCGGTGTCGGCGACCGCGTCTCGCTGATGGAGACCCGTCCGACCTCCGCCACCAAGCGGTGGCGTCTGGTCGAGGTCCTCGAGAAGGCCAAGTAA
- a CDS encoding carboxylesterase/lipase family protein: protein MTRLLVAVLVVLAAAVSCSPTKAADPTVVTTRAGAVRGHIDDQVRVFAAIPYAAPPVGPRRFAEPGPVTPWPDTRDATGPGVECPQPGQESNLPQTEDCLLLTVTMPRHTQGKVPVLVWIHGGAFIAGNGVDYNARKLAAQGGIAVVTFNYRLGTLGFLAAPGLSGGIGNYGLLDQEAALRWVRDNIAEFGGDPARVTIAGQSAGGVSVCDLMVSPQASGLFRSAIMESAPCQAQAPVSSAVRDSTAYAAEVGCPAGPDMARCLRALSVDALRDSPQFTGIGLPVSPVIGTPELPAAPLDAFTSGLAASPVPVLIGSNANEATVFEAKQYQHRPVPRTAEEYQSVLESKYGTRATELGRRYPLADFDGNVLGALAAIDTDNSYACPTFAMAEALARRAPVYAYEFADPVAPVEQQYRDAPLPLGASHGSELGYLFDLSRTMNPESAALSTQMTRYWAQFVKTGNPNVEGQPEWPAYISGGAFQRLAPPAPRSEGGFASRHQCGYWR, encoded by the coding sequence ATGACCCGGCTGCTGGTGGCCGTGTTGGTTGTCCTCGCGGCAGCCGTGTCATGCAGCCCCACCAAGGCGGCGGATCCGACGGTCGTCACCACTCGTGCGGGTGCTGTTCGAGGGCACATCGATGACCAGGTGCGCGTTTTCGCCGCCATCCCGTATGCGGCACCGCCGGTGGGTCCGCGACGCTTCGCCGAGCCGGGCCCCGTCACGCCGTGGCCGGACACGCGTGACGCGACGGGTCCCGGTGTCGAATGTCCGCAGCCGGGGCAAGAAAGCAACCTGCCGCAGACCGAGGACTGTCTGCTACTCACGGTGACCATGCCCCGCCACACCCAGGGGAAGGTGCCGGTGCTGGTGTGGATACACGGCGGCGCTTTCATCGCCGGGAACGGCGTCGACTACAACGCACGGAAGTTGGCCGCCCAGGGCGGAATTGCCGTCGTGACGTTCAACTATCGGTTGGGGACGTTGGGGTTCTTGGCCGCTCCGGGCCTGTCCGGAGGGATCGGCAACTACGGGCTACTGGACCAGGAAGCGGCACTGCGCTGGGTGCGGGACAACATCGCCGAGTTCGGGGGTGACCCCGCACGAGTAACCATTGCCGGCCAATCGGCGGGCGGGGTATCGGTGTGCGACCTGATGGTCTCGCCCCAGGCCAGCGGTCTGTTTCGGTCGGCGATCATGGAAAGCGCGCCTTGTCAGGCACAAGCGCCGGTTTCCTCCGCCGTGCGCGACAGCACCGCCTACGCGGCGGAGGTAGGGTGCCCCGCCGGACCCGACATGGCGCGCTGCCTGCGCGCGCTGTCGGTCGATGCACTGCGGGATTCCCCGCAATTCACCGGTATCGGTCTTCCGGTGAGTCCGGTGATAGGCACGCCTGAGCTTCCGGCGGCGCCCTTGGATGCCTTTACCAGTGGCCTCGCGGCGTCGCCCGTGCCCGTGCTCATCGGCAGTAATGCCAACGAGGCCACGGTGTTTGAGGCCAAGCAGTACCAGCACAGACCCGTGCCCCGCACCGCCGAGGAATATCAGAGTGTGCTCGAAAGCAAGTACGGGACACGCGCAACTGAGCTGGGACGGCGATATCCGCTCGCGGATTTCGACGGAAATGTGCTCGGCGCGCTCGCGGCCATTGATACCGACAACAGCTACGCGTGCCCAACCTTCGCGATGGCGGAGGCGCTGGCCCGAAGGGCGCCGGTGTACGCCTACGAATTCGCCGACCCGGTCGCGCCGGTGGAACAGCAGTATCGTGACGCGCCCTTGCCGCTGGGCGCCTCACACGGTTCGGAACTGGGGTACCTGTTCGACCTGTCCAGGACCATGAATCCGGAATCGGCGGCCTTGTCCACGCAGATGACCAGATACTGGGCGCAGTTCGTGAAGACCGGGAATCCCAATGTTGAGGGCCAGCCCGAATGGCCCGCATATATATCCGGGGGAGCGTTCCAGCGCCTGGCCCCGCCGGCGCCCAGATCCGAGGGCGGCTTCGCCAGTAGGCACCAATGCGGTTACTGGCGGTAG
- a CDS encoding alpha/beta fold hydrolase, translating into MDVTYEGTKRELATDEGTLRYHEAGTAGEGEPLILLHGSGPGVTGWRNYRGNLGVFAKHFHTYVLEFPGFGVSDAVPGHPVLTAGASVIRFMDGLGISSAAVVGNSMGGVVGINLAIKHPDRITKLVTIGGVGPNIFSPSPSEGLRLLQEFTDNPDRDKLIRWLNSMVWDPAVVTDELIEERWEAAINPDAHKTAQLMYGSKAFAMQQQFLANADIPPYWAMMHKIKCPTLLTWGRDDRVSPPDMAIVPMRLIPNAELHIFPNSGHWVMIEAKQAFEQTVVDFLRR; encoded by the coding sequence GTGGACGTGACATACGAGGGCACCAAGAGAGAACTGGCCACCGACGAGGGGACGCTGCGCTACCACGAAGCGGGCACAGCCGGCGAGGGCGAGCCGCTGATCCTGCTGCACGGGTCCGGCCCCGGCGTGACCGGTTGGCGCAACTATCGCGGAAACCTCGGGGTCTTCGCCAAGCATTTCCACACCTACGTTCTGGAATTTCCCGGCTTCGGCGTGAGCGACGCAGTGCCGGGACACCCGGTCCTGACGGCTGGTGCCTCGGTGATCCGCTTCATGGACGGCCTCGGCATCTCCTCGGCCGCCGTCGTCGGCAACTCGATGGGCGGTGTCGTCGGCATCAACCTGGCGATCAAGCACCCCGACCGCATCACCAAACTCGTCACCATCGGTGGTGTCGGACCGAATATCTTCAGCCCCAGCCCGAGCGAGGGCCTGCGCCTGCTGCAGGAGTTCACCGATAACCCGGATCGCGACAAGCTGATCCGCTGGCTCAACTCCATGGTGTGGGATCCCGCCGTCGTCACCGACGAGCTCATCGAGGAGCGTTGGGAGGCCGCGATCAACCCGGACGCGCACAAGACCGCGCAATTGATGTACGGCTCCAAAGCCTTTGCGATGCAACAGCAGTTCCTCGCGAATGCCGACATCCCGCCGTACTGGGCGATGATGCACAAGATCAAGTGCCCGACACTGCTGACCTGGGGGCGCGACGACAGGGTCAGCCCACCGGATATGGCGATCGTGCCCATGCGGCTCATTCCCAACGCCGAATTGCACATCTTCCCCAACAGTGGGCATTGGGTGATGATCGAGGCCAAGCAGGCCTTCGAGCAGACGGTCGTCGACTTTTTGCGGCGCTAA
- the rpmC gene encoding 50S ribosomal protein L29, which yields MTVGISAGELRESTEEELITKLRESKEELFNLRFQMATGQLANNRRLRAVRQEIARIYTVMRERELGLAAGPDSEDSK from the coding sequence ATGACAGTGGGAATTTCCGCTGGCGAACTGCGGGAAAGCACCGAGGAAGAGCTGATCACCAAGCTCCGTGAGTCCAAGGAAGAGCTGTTCAACCTGCGCTTCCAGATGGCCACCGGTCAGCTCGCCAACAACCGTCGGCTGCGTGCGGTGCGCCAGGAGATCGCGCGCATCTACACGGTGATGCGTGAGCGCGAGCTCGGATTGGCCGCAGGACCCGATAGCGAGGACAGCAAGTGA
- the rplV gene encoding 50S ribosomal protein L22: protein MTTTTEFPSATAKARFVRVSPTKARRVIDLVRGKSVNDAIDILRWAPQAASEPVAKVIASAAANAQNNDGLDPSTLVVSEIFADEGPTAKRIRPRAQGRAFRIRKRTSHITVVVESRPKQEKGGKAGASKASSRAARAQGSKAAAAKKTESKGGTS, encoded by the coding sequence ATGACCACTACTACCGAATTTCCTTCGGCGACAGCCAAGGCCCGCTTCGTGCGGGTCTCGCCGACCAAGGCACGCCGGGTCATCGACCTGGTGCGCGGCAAGTCGGTGAATGACGCGATCGACATCCTGCGGTGGGCGCCGCAGGCAGCCAGCGAGCCGGTGGCCAAGGTCATCGCCAGCGCTGCTGCCAACGCGCAGAACAACGATGGCCTGGATCCCTCCACCCTTGTGGTGTCGGAGATCTTCGCCGACGAAGGCCCGACCGCCAAGCGCATCCGTCCCCGCGCGCAGGGTCGCGCGTTCCGGATCCGCAAGCGCACCAGCCACATCACCGTGGTCGTCGAAAGCCGTCCGAAGCAGGAGAAGGGCGGCAAGGCCGGAGCATCCAAGGCTTCGTCCCGCGCTGCGCGCGCGCAGGGTTCCAAGGCCGCCGCCGCCAAGAAGACTGAGTCAAAGGGAGGCACCAGCTAG
- the rplX gene encoding 50S ribosomal protein L24, with product MKVHKGDTVLVIAGKDKGAKGKVIAAYPERSRVLVEGVNRIKKHTPQSANERGASSGGIVTQEAPIHVSNVMVIDSDGQPTRIGYRVDEETGKKVRISRRNGKDI from the coding sequence ATGAAGGTGCACAAGGGCGACACCGTTCTCGTCATCGCCGGTAAGGACAAGGGCGCCAAGGGCAAGGTCATCGCGGCCTACCCCGAGCGCAGCCGTGTCCTCGTCGAGGGCGTCAACCGGATCAAGAAGCACACCCCCCAGTCGGCCAACGAGCGCGGCGCATCCTCCGGCGGCATTGTTACGCAGGAGGCCCCCATTCACGTCTCGAACGTGATGGTGATCGACTCCGACGGCCAGCCGACCCGCATCGGCTACCGCGTCGACGAAGAGACCGGCAAGAAGGTCCGAATCTCCCGCCGCAACGGGAAGGACATCTGA
- the rplN gene encoding 50S ribosomal protein L14, translating into MIQQESRLKVADNTGAKEILCIRVLGGSSRRYAGIGDIIVATVKDAIPGGTVKRGDVVKAVVVRTVKERRRPDGSYIKFDENAAVIIKADNDPRGTRIFGPVGRELRDKKFMKIVSLAPEVL; encoded by the coding sequence GTGATTCAGCAGGAGTCACGGCTGAAGGTCGCCGACAACACCGGTGCCAAGGAAATCTTGTGCATCCGCGTGCTCGGTGGCTCGTCGCGACGCTATGCCGGGATCGGGGACATCATTGTGGCGACCGTCAAGGACGCCATCCCCGGAGGCACCGTCAAGCGTGGTGACGTCGTCAAGGCCGTCGTAGTCCGCACCGTCAAAGAGCGTCGCCGCCCCGATGGCAGCTACATCAAGTTCGATGAGAACGCCGCCGTCATCATCAAGGCCGACAACGACCCGCGTGGCACCCGCATCTTCGGGCCCGTCGGTCGCGAGCTGCGCGACAAGAAGTTCATGAAGATCGTCTCGCTCGCCCCGGAGGTGCTGTAA
- the rpsS gene encoding 30S ribosomal protein S19: MPRSLKKGPFIDDHLLKKVDVQNEKNTKQVIKTWSRRSTIIPDFIGHTFAVHDGRKHVPVFVTESMVGHKLGEFAPTRTFKGHIKDDRKSKRR; the protein is encoded by the coding sequence ATGCCACGCAGCCTCAAGAAGGGCCCGTTCATCGACGACCATCTGCTCAAGAAGGTCGACGTGCAGAACGAGAAGAACACCAAGCAGGTCATCAAGACCTGGTCGCGTCGGTCGACCATCATCCCCGACTTCATCGGCCACACCTTCGCGGTGCACGACGGGCGTAAGCACGTGCCCGTCTTCGTCACCGAATCGATGGTCGGTCACAAGCTGGGCGAGTTTGCCCCGACGCGCACCTTCAAGGGTCACATCAAGGACGACCGAAAGAGCAAGCGGCGATGA
- a CDS encoding type Z 30S ribosomal protein S14, whose amino-acid sequence MAKKALVNKAAKKPKFAVRAYTRCNRCGRPHAVFRKFGLCRICLREMAHAGELPGIHKSSW is encoded by the coding sequence ATGGCAAAGAAGGCTCTGGTCAACAAGGCCGCCAAGAAGCCCAAGTTCGCCGTGCGCGCGTACACCCGGTGCAACCGGTGTGGCCGTCCGCACGCCGTGTTCCGCAAGTTCGGCCTGTGCCGAATCTGCCTGCGGGAGATGGCCCACGCGGGTGAGCTGCCAGGCATCCACAAGAGCAGCTGGTAA
- the rpsC gene encoding 30S ribosomal protein S3 translates to MGQKINPHGFRLGITTDWKSRWYADKQYADYVKEDVAIRRLLATGLERAGIAKVEIERTRDRVRVDIHTARPGIVIGRRGTEADRIRADLEKLTGKQVQLNILEVKNPEAEAQLVAQGVAEQLSNRVAFRRAMRKAIQSAMRQPNVKGIRVQCSGRLGGAEMSRSEFYREGRVPLHTLRADIDYGLYEAKTTFGRIGVKVWIYKGDIVGGKRELAAAGVEAGRGAPDRPRRERPAGTRPRRSGSSGTTATSTEAGRAAAETPASDGASAPSAETTES, encoded by the coding sequence GTGGGCCAGAAGATCAATCCGCACGGCTTCCGGCTCGGTATCACCACCGACTGGAAGTCCCGCTGGTACGCCGACAAGCAGTATGCGGACTATGTCAAGGAAGATGTGGCGATCCGCCGTCTGCTGGCCACCGGCCTGGAGCGTGCCGGTATCGCCAAGGTGGAGATCGAAAGGACTCGCGACAGGGTCCGAGTCGATATCCACACCGCGCGTCCCGGCATCGTCATCGGCCGTCGTGGCACCGAGGCCGACCGCATCCGCGCCGACCTGGAGAAGCTGACCGGCAAGCAGGTCCAGCTGAACATCCTTGAGGTGAAGAACCCCGAGGCCGAGGCACAGCTGGTTGCCCAGGGTGTCGCCGAGCAGCTCTCGAATCGTGTGGCATTCCGCCGTGCGATGCGCAAGGCCATCCAGTCGGCCATGCGTCAGCCGAACGTCAAGGGCATCCGGGTGCAGTGCTCCGGCCGCCTTGGCGGTGCTGAGATGAGCCGCTCGGAGTTCTACCGCGAAGGTCGGGTGCCGCTGCACACGCTGCGTGCCGACATCGACTACGGCCTGTACGAGGCCAAGACCACCTTCGGCCGGATCGGCGTGAAGGTGTGGATCTACAAGGGCGACATCGTCGGTGGTAAGCGTGAGCTCGCCGCCGCCGGAGTTGAGGCTGGCCGCGGCGCTCCCGACCGTCCGCGCCGTGAGCGTCCGGCCGGTACTCGTCCGCGTCGCAGCGGATCCTCGGGTACCACCGCGACGAGCACCGAGGCCGGCCGTGCCGCCGCAGAGACCCCTGCCTCGGACGGTGCGAGCGCACCGTCCGCAGAAACCACGGAGAGCTGA
- the rplW gene encoding 50S ribosomal protein L23 — translation MATIADPRDIILAPVISEKSYSLIEDNVYTFIVHPDSNKTQIKIAIEQIFSVKVSSVNTANRQGKRKRTRTGFGQRKSTKRAIVTLAPGSKPIDLFGAPA, via the coding sequence ATGGCAACCATCGCTGACCCCCGCGACATCATCCTGGCCCCGGTGATCTCGGAGAAGTCGTACTCGTTGATCGAAGACAACGTGTACACCTTCATCGTCCACCCGGACTCGAACAAGACGCAGATCAAGATCGCCATCGAGCAGATCTTCAGCGTCAAGGTCTCCTCGGTGAACACCGCGAACCGTCAGGGCAAGCGCAAGCGCACCCGCACCGGTTTCGGACAGCGCAAGAGCACCAAGCGCGCCATCGTCACCCTGGCACCGGGCAGCAAGCCGATCGACCTGTTTGGAGCCCCCGCGTAG
- a CDS encoding MFS transporter gives MAVSAADTSTPSGRAQTRRAIWNTIRGSSGNLVEWYDVYVYTVFAMYFEKQFFDDSDQNSTVYVYAIFAVTFITRPLGSWFFGRFADRNGRRAALTLSVSLMAACSMVIALVPSRGSIGMAAPIVLILCRLVQGFATGGEYGTSATYMSEAATRERRGFFSSFQYVTLVGGHVLAQFTLLIILTVFDTAQVHEFGWRIAFATGGVAAIVVYWLRRTMDESLSEEQLAAIKAGADTSSGSMRELLTRYRKPLLLCFLITMGGTLAFYTYSVNAPAIVKAAYKDQAMTATWINLAGLIFLMLLQPVGGIISDKVGRKPLLLFFGFGGVVYTYVLITYLPQVHAPIVSFLLVAVSYVLLTGYTSINALVKSELFPSHVRALGVGVGYALANSVFGGTAPLIYQALKEHDQVPLFIGYVTVCIAISLVVYLFFLKNKSQTYLDREQGSAFNR, from the coding sequence ATGGCTGTTTCTGCTGCTGACACGTCGACTCCGTCGGGACGCGCGCAGACGCGCCGCGCGATTTGGAACACCATCAGGGGGTCGTCCGGAAACCTGGTCGAGTGGTACGACGTCTACGTCTACACCGTCTTCGCGATGTACTTCGAGAAGCAATTCTTCGACGACTCGGATCAGAACTCGACGGTCTACGTGTACGCGATCTTCGCGGTCACCTTCATCACCCGGCCCTTGGGATCGTGGTTCTTCGGCCGCTTCGCCGACCGGAACGGCCGCCGCGCCGCGCTGACTCTCAGCGTCTCGCTGATGGCGGCCTGCTCGATGGTCATTGCGCTGGTGCCCTCGCGCGGCAGCATCGGCATGGCCGCACCGATCGTGTTGATCCTGTGCCGGCTGGTTCAGGGATTCGCGACGGGCGGGGAGTACGGCACCTCGGCCACCTACATGTCCGAGGCCGCCACCCGCGAGCGTCGTGGGTTCTTCTCGTCGTTCCAATACGTGACCCTGGTGGGTGGCCACGTGCTCGCCCAATTCACCCTGCTGATCATCCTGACAGTCTTCGATACCGCGCAGGTTCACGAATTCGGTTGGCGCATAGCCTTTGCCACGGGAGGCGTGGCCGCGATCGTCGTGTACTGGCTGCGGCGCACCATGGATGAATCGCTGAGCGAGGAGCAATTGGCCGCCATCAAGGCGGGCGCCGACACCAGCTCGGGATCTATGCGTGAGCTACTCACCCGGTACCGGAAACCGCTGTTGCTGTGCTTCCTGATCACCATGGGGGGCACTCTCGCCTTCTACACCTACAGCGTCAACGCGCCGGCCATCGTGAAGGCCGCCTATAAGGACCAGGCGATGACGGCCACCTGGATCAACTTGGCAGGGCTGATTTTCCTGATGCTGCTGCAGCCCGTCGGCGGCATCATCAGTGACAAGGTGGGGCGCAAGCCGCTGCTGCTGTTTTTCGGCTTTGGCGGTGTCGTCTACACCTATGTCCTCATCACCTATCTGCCGCAGGTGCATGCGCCGATCGTGTCCTTTCTCCTGGTCGCCGTCTCCTATGTGCTCCTGACCGGCTACACCTCGATCAACGCTCTGGTGAAGTCCGAGCTGTTTCCGTCGCATGTGCGCGCACTGGGTGTGGGTGTGGGCTATGCGCTGGCCAACTCGGTGTTCGGCGGGACAGCGCCGCTGATCTATCAGGCGCTCAAGGAGCACGATCAGGTTCCGCTATTCATCGGGTATGTGACGGTGTGCATCGCGATCTCGCTGGTGGTCTACCTGTTCTTCCTCAAGAACAAGTCGCAGACCTACCTGGACCGCGAGCAGGGCTCGGCCTTCAACCGATAG